The following DNA comes from Paenibacillus crassostreae.
TGCACCAAAACTTCTTCAGCCAACCTACCAATTGAAGACCAATGAAAGGCTGTTTTTTGCAGGTCAGATGACAGGAGTGGAAGGTTACGTTGAATCGGCTGCTTCGGGTCTTATAGCGGGTATGAATGCAGCGCGAATGGCTCTTGGTCAGAAGTGTCTAGTATTCCCACAATTGAGTACACTAGGAAGTATGGCACAGTATATTACGACTGCGGACCCGGAACATTTTCAACCCATGAATGCGAACTTTGGACTCCTGCCTAATTTAGGTAAGAAGATTCGTAATAAGAAAGAGAAGAATGAAGCTCTAGCTGAAAGGGCTCTTGAAAGTATTCGAGTATTCAAAACAGAGAACGATATAGTTGATTAGGAGGTCTTAGGATGGATCTATCATTTCATGCGACTACGATATGTGCAGTGAGACATAATGGTAAAGCAGCTATAGCTGGCGACGGTCAAGTTACCTTCGGTGAGAGTGTAATTATGAAGATGACAGCTAAGAAGGTTCGACGACTATATCGTGGTCAGGTAATTGCTGGATTCGCTGGCTCAGTGGCTGATGCGATTACATTGTTCGAGAAATTTGAAGGTAAGTTGGAAGAACATCATGGTAATCTACAACGAGCTGCTGTTGAATTAGCTAAAGATTGGCGGCAGGACCGTGTTCTCCGTAAATTAGAAGCATTGATGATCGTTGTAAATAAAGATGGAATGCTCCTGATTTCTGGTGGTGGAGAGATTATTGAACCAGATGACGATGTGATCGCGATTGGCTCTGGTGGGAATTTTGCTTTAGCGGCAGGTAGAGCACTCAAAAGACATGCACCACAATTAGAAGCGAAAGATATTGCTCAAGAGGCTTTGAAAGTTGCTTCTGAGATTTGTGTCTATACGAATGGAAATATTTTGGTAGAAGAACTGTAAGTATGTAAGTAATAAGTGATAATACACTATAGGGTGGAGGAAACGATGTTGAGCAATCAATCTTTAACGCCCAGACAAATTGTTGCGGAGTTGGATAAATATATTGTTGGACAAAAGCAAGCTAAGAAGTCAGTAGCTGTTGCACTTCGTAACCGATATAGACGTAATAAGCTTCCTGAGAATGTTCGTGATGAAATAGTTCCTAAAAACATACTGATGATTGGTCCTACAGGGGTAGGTAAAACGGAAATTGCTAGACGACTCGCCAAGTTGGTCAATGCTCCTTTTGTGAAGATTGAAGCAACGAAGTTCACGGAGGTTGGATACGTTGGACGTGATGTAGAATCTATGGTTCGAGATTTAGTTGAGATATCGATTCGTATGGTGAAATCAGAGCGGACGGAGAAAGTCCATGAACAAGCGGTAGAAATGGCTAATGAACGTATTATTGAAATTCTTGTACCGTCAAAGTCTAACTCTAAAAATCAGCGGAATCCATTCGAAATGCTATTTGGGGGGAATAATAATCAACAGAACCCGCCAGATGAACAAGAACAAGATAGTAGCATTATTGAACGCAGGAGGAAAGTAAGATTTGATTTGTTGTCAGGTAATTTAGAGAACGATAGCATCGAAATTGATGTTGAGGATTCAAGTTCACCGATGATGGATATGTTTGCTGGGCAAGGAAATGAACAAATGGGTATGAATATGCAAGAAATGTTAGGGAATCTTATCCCTCGCAAAACAAAGAAACGAAAGCTTCAAATCAAAGATGCTCGAGATGTCCTGATCCAAGAAGAGGCGACTAAACTCATAGATATGGACGATGTTATTTCAGAATCTATTCACCGTGCTGAGCAATCGGGTATTATATTCATTGATGAAATTGATAAAGTGGCAAGTTCAAGCAAAGGGAACGGACCAGATGTATCTCGTGAAGGTGTTCAACGTGATATACTTCCAATAGTAGAAGGGTCTACAATCATAACGAAGTATGGCCCTGTTAAAACCGACTTTGTACTTTTTATTGCGGCAGGTGCTTTTCATATTTCTAAGCCATCGGACTTAATCCCAGAATTACAGGGTAGATTTCCGATTCGTGTTGAGTTAAGTAGTCTAACACTAGAAGATTTTGTATCCATCTTAACGGAGCCAGAGAATGCATTGACGAAGCAATATGTTCATTTGCTTAAGACGGAGGATATCGATCTTAAATTTGATTCAGCGGCGATTCATGTCATTGCAGAAATGGCTGCTACAGTGAATCAGAATACAGAGAATATTGGAGCTAGAAGACTTCATACCATACTAGAGAAATTATTAGAGGATCTTTCTTTTGAAGCTCCTGAGCTATCCTTGGAAAGTATGACGATCACTTCGGAATATGTACGTGAGAAGCTGGCCAGTATTGCACAAGACCGAGATTTAAGTCAATATATTTTATAATCTTAAGAGCCGAGTTAACCTCCTTTCTTTAAGGAGGTTAACTCGGCTTTTTTTTGCGTATAACACATAGCGAAAGCTTGATAGGTATAGCGAGATGAAATATTAAAATTAAGAAATGTTGACTTAGGAGTTAGTTATTAATAGATATAGGTAAATAGCCCTATTATTTTTTTGGTGTAAAAATCATATTTGTTCATCAGGCCCCAACAATTATTAACAAATAAAGGAATAAAAAAACAATTTGACCTGTTCTTTCGCTAATTTAGGATATACAATAATAAAGAGGCGTTAGTTTAAGTTATTTACTAAGGAAATAGTCCTTCATTGATCGAAAGATAGGGCTTTTTTCTTATTGTAAAAAACCCGAATATTTAAGAAACTTAGTCTATACGACATAAACTTGTATTATTTTTAATTCTAGATACTTGAACATTCAAAAAAACCCAATATCTTTATGAATTTTGAACCTATTATTGTCGAAAAAAAAGGATTTGTAGCACTTTGTGTAGAAGTACAATTAGTATAGTAGATTGTGTAAAAAAACCATTAAAAGGTTTTGTGAAATGAAATGTAAACATGAAAAGGAAAGTTTCAGAAAGAGGGGACACTGTTGAATTTGTTGAGTGGCACGACTTTTCAAAAATTACAAGGTGCATTAGAGGCATCAAATACTAGGCAACAAGTCATTACAAATAATATAGCCAATAAGGAAACTCCTTATTTCAAACGTTCTGAAGTGTCTTTTGAAAGCTTGTTGGAAAAAGAAATGAATGAAGATATGCCTGTACTTAGGGGTATTAAGACCGACAATCGCCATTTTTCGATCGGTCCCTCAACACAAATTCCTTCACCAGTTATCACTCAGGATACAACGACAGTTATGAATAATAATTTGAATAATGTCGACGTTGAA
Coding sequences within:
- the hslV gene encoding ATP-dependent protease subunit HslV, translated to MDLSFHATTICAVRHNGKAAIAGDGQVTFGESVIMKMTAKKVRRLYRGQVIAGFAGSVADAITLFEKFEGKLEEHHGNLQRAAVELAKDWRQDRVLRKLEALMIVVNKDGMLLISGGGEIIEPDDDVIAIGSGGNFALAAGRALKRHAPQLEAKDIAQEALKVASEICVYTNGNILVEEL
- the flgB gene encoding flagellar basal body rod protein FlgB, with product MNLLSGTTFQKLQGALEASNTRQQVITNNIANKETPYFKRSEVSFESLLEKEMNEDMPVLRGIKTDNRHFSIGPSTQIPSPVITQDTTTVMNNNLNNVDVEQEMALLADNQLRYNSYISVLNEKIKMMRTAVQGS
- the hslU gene encoding ATP-dependent protease ATPase subunit HslU, producing the protein MSNQSLTPRQIVAELDKYIVGQKQAKKSVAVALRNRYRRNKLPENVRDEIVPKNILMIGPTGVGKTEIARRLAKLVNAPFVKIEATKFTEVGYVGRDVESMVRDLVEISIRMVKSERTEKVHEQAVEMANERIIEILVPSKSNSKNQRNPFEMLFGGNNNQQNPPDEQEQDSSIIERRRKVRFDLLSGNLENDSIEIDVEDSSSPMMDMFAGQGNEQMGMNMQEMLGNLIPRKTKKRKLQIKDARDVLIQEEATKLIDMDDVISESIHRAEQSGIIFIDEIDKVASSSKGNGPDVSREGVQRDILPIVEGSTIITKYGPVKTDFVLFIAAGAFHISKPSDLIPELQGRFPIRVELSSLTLEDFVSILTEPENALTKQYVHLLKTEDIDLKFDSAAIHVIAEMAATVNQNTENIGARRLHTILEKLLEDLSFEAPELSLESMTITSEYVREKLASIAQDRDLSQYIL